One Alphaproteobacteria bacterium LSUCC0396 genomic region harbors:
- a CDS encoding PTS sugar transporter subunit IIA, whose product MSIIDYIAADQVMVGVVSSSKKQLIEQLAERGAVLTGISQRSLFEMIMRRERLGSTAIGDGIAIPHAVHGDLTRTIGIIAVLATPIDFDAADKKPVDIVCLVIGPQDADCDHLKCVSSVAKLLGDVAVRNQLRQAKTAEALLQSLAARSDVAA is encoded by the coding sequence ATGTCCATCATTGATTATATCGCCGCCGATCAGGTAATGGTTGGTGTCGTCAGCAGCAGCAAAAAGCAGCTGATTGAACAGCTTGCTGAACGCGGTGCGGTGCTTACTGGCATTTCCCAACGCAGCCTTTTTGAGATGATCATGCGCCGCGAGCGTCTTGGCAGCACCGCCATTGGTGACGGGATTGCGATTCCCCATGCCGTGCATGGCGACCTCACCCGCACGATTGGCATCATTGCTGTTCTCGCCACGCCGATTGATTTCGATGCGGCCGATAAAAAACCCGTCGATATTGTGTGCCTTGTGATCGGCCCACAAGACGCGGATTGCGATCATCTGAAATGCGTTTCAAGCGTGGCAAAATTGCTTGGTGACGTCGCTGTTCGTAATCAGCTTCGCCAGGCCAAAACTGCCGAGGCGTTACTGCAATCTCTTGCAGCCCGCAGTGACGTTGCCGCCTAG
- a CDS encoding TIGR02300 family protein: MAKVELGVKRSCLSCDMRFYDFKRSPIICPGCGTEFDPENLLKGRKGRAAPKSASKAQLSGDADDADDLDNNDFDLDEDEDVDTDTAVDEIDDDIDFDDDDDVDVDDADGPGIIHDDISDGDELLPNLDKKDE; this comes from the coding sequence ATGGCAAAGGTAGAGCTTGGCGTTAAGCGGTCTTGCCTGTCATGTGACATGCGCTTTTATGACTTTAAACGCAGTCCGATTATTTGTCCGGGCTGTGGCACGGAATTTGATCCAGAAAATTTGCTAAAGGGCCGCAAAGGCCGCGCTGCACCGAAAAGCGCGTCAAAGGCGCAGCTGTCTGGCGACGCCGATGATGCGGATGATCTTGACAATAACGATTTTGATCTTGATGAAGATGAAGATGTCGATACTGACACTGCCGTTGACGAGATCGATGATGATATCGATTTTGACGATGATGACGATGTTGATGTCGATGACGCGGACGGGCCCGGCATCATTCATGATGATATCAGCGATGGCGATGAATTATTGCCCAATCTTGACAAGAAAGACGAGTAA
- the aroA gene encoding 3-phosphoshikimate 1-carboxyvinyltransferase, protein MSSHSHDQLVSHKAGSLRGTMPIPGDKSISHRSLILGSLAIGTTKVKGLLEGADVISTKNALVALGAEIRRDDDGIWHITGVGLNGMVSPVTPLDLGNSGTGARLLMGVVAGQNITATFCGDASLSVRPMARITDPLAEMGASVACRDGGLLPVTITGAVTPMALQYRSKVASAQIKSAILLAGLNARGTTTVIEPHASRDHSESMLRHFGASVEQKIESDGTHHVHLAGAATLRAADIIVPSDPSSAAFAIVAALITPGSDITLVGIGMNPLRTGLITTLVEMGGDIVKSNDRIEGGEAVADLTIRHSQLHGITVPAERAASMIDEFPILSVAAATASGTTQMLGVAELRVKETDRIKVMADGLAACGVAVDYDDDSMRVSGSVIKGGATLSAQHDHRIAMSFLTLGLVAEAPIAVTGCATIETSFPGFANGMNQLGADIRPGPNA, encoded by the coding sequence ATGTCATCACATTCGCATGATCAACTTGTCTCGCACAAGGCCGGTTCGCTTCGCGGCACAATGCCAATCCCGGGCGATAAATCAATTTCGCACCGCTCGCTTATTCTGGGCAGCCTTGCCATTGGCACGACCAAGGTCAAAGGCCTGCTAGAAGGTGCTGACGTGATCTCGACGAAAAATGCGCTTGTTGCGCTAGGTGCTGAAATTCGGCGCGATGATGACGGGATATGGCATATTACCGGCGTTGGGCTAAACGGCATGGTCTCGCCGGTGACGCCGCTTGATCTTGGCAATTCAGGAACTGGCGCGCGGCTGTTGATGGGCGTGGTTGCCGGGCAAAACATTACGGCGACTTTTTGCGGTGACGCTTCATTGAGCGTGCGGCCAATGGCGCGGATTACTGACCCTCTTGCCGAAATGGGCGCATCTGTTGCCTGCCGTGATGGCGGCCTTTTGCCGGTGACAATTACCGGCGCCGTTACCCCGATGGCACTCCAATACCGCTCCAAAGTTGCCTCGGCGCAAATTAAATCAGCAATTTTACTGGCTGGATTGAATGCCCGCGGCACCACGACAGTGATCGAGCCACACGCGTCGCGCGACCATAGTGAATCGATGCTACGCCATTTTGGCGCATCGGTTGAACAGAAAATCGAGAGTGATGGCACGCATCATGTTCATCTGGCGGGCGCGGCAACCCTTCGCGCCGCAGACATCATCGTGCCAAGCGACCCGTCATCTGCCGCATTTGCCATCGTCGCGGCGTTGATTACACCGGGCAGCGACATCACCCTCGTTGGGATTGGCATGAACCCGCTTCGTACCGGCCTGATTACAACTCTTGTCGAAATGGGCGGCGACATCGTTAAAAGCAACGACCGGATCGAGGGCGGTGAAGCCGTTGCCGATTTAACCATCCGCCACAGCCAGCTGCACGGTATTACCGTTCCAGCCGAGCGTGCCGCATCGATGATTGATGAATTTCCGATTTTATCAGTTGCCGCCGCAACGGCAAGCGGCACGACCCAGATGCTTGGCGTTGCCGAATTAAGGGTCAAGGAAACTGACCGGATAAAGGTGATGGCCGACGGCCTTGCCGCATGCGGCGTTGCGGTTGATTATGATGATGATTCGATGCGCGTTTCAGGCAGTGTCATAAAGGGCGGTGCGACATTATCAGCCCAGCATGACCACCGAATCGCCATGTCGTTTTTGACGCTTGGCCTCGTTGCCGAAGCACCGATTGCCGTTACCGGCTGTGCCACAATCGAAACCAGCTTTCCCGGATTTGCCAATGGGATGAACCAGCTTGGCGCCGATATTCGCCCCGGGCCAAACGCATGA
- the cmk gene encoding (d)CMP kinase, producing MIIAIDGSAASGKGTLAKRLAADLGFDYLDTGALYRAVALSLLKAGADGDDINEKQAVRLSASLDLELTQSPEIRNDRIASLASQVAALGPVRAELLTLQRAFAATPPHGNGAVLDGRDIGTIVLPNADLKFFIDADIDIRAERRTKELLKAGQSVMFRDVLAEMQARDDRDRTRSVAPLRAADDAITIDTSSMDAAAVLALALSHIDRAFPSKR from the coding sequence ATGATCATCGCCATTGACGGATCCGCCGCTAGCGGCAAAGGCACACTTGCCAAACGCCTTGCCGCGGATCTTGGCTTTGATTATCTCGATACAGGAGCGCTCTATCGCGCCGTTGCACTCAGCCTGCTTAAGGCTGGCGCGGATGGTGATGATATCAATGAAAAACAGGCAGTTAGGTTATCTGCGTCGCTTGATCTTGAATTAACACAATCACCAGAAATCCGTAATGACCGGATTGCCAGCCTTGCGTCGCAAGTGGCGGCACTTGGCCCGGTACGCGCTGAATTGCTGACCCTGCAACGGGCCTTTGCCGCAACGCCACCGCACGGCAATGGTGCGGTCCTTGATGGCCGCGATATCGGCACAATTGTGCTGCCCAATGCCGATTTGAAATTCTTTATTGACGCCGATATTGACATTCGCGCCGAGCGGCGCACCAAAGAGTTGCTTAAGGCGGGACAATCGGTTATGTTCCGCGACGTTCTGGCGGAAATGCAGGCGCGTGATGACCGCGACCGGACTAGGTCGGTGGCCCCGTTAAGGGCCGCAGATGACGCAATCACCATCGATACATCCAGCATGGATGCAGCGGCGGTTTTAGCACTAGCCCTGTCGCATATTGATCGTGCTTTTCCGTCAAAGCGATGA
- the rpsA gene encoding 30S ribosomal protein S1, which produces MTSTTNSAADAATENFADLLAESFGEGTNVEGSVVRGFVIGIEGDAVIIDVGLKSEGRVPLKELAAPGQKADVSIGDEIEVYVERMEDRNGQAVLSRDKARREEAWGVLETSFEKQERVTGVIFGKVKGGFTVDLSGATAFLPGSQVDIRPVRDLGPLMGTPQPFQILKIDRRRGNIVVSRRAVLEESRAEARSELVSNLQEGQVLQGVVKNITDYGAFVDLGGVDGLLHVTDIAWQRISHPSEALQIGETVEVQVIRFNAETQRISLGMKQLLSDPWENVDGKFPIGAKMEGRVTNITDYGAFVELEAGVEGLVHVSEMSWTKKNVHPGKIVSTSQQVEVMVLDVDLSKRRISLGLKQCTNNPWEDLSATYPVGTEIDGEIRNITEFGLFVGLNEDIDGLVHLSDISWETAGEEALEGFTKGDMVKAKVLDIDVNKERISLGIKQLTDDPFAGQADAYRKGEVVTCTVSAVSDNGIDVTIGENMTGFIRRTDLSRDRAEQRADRFAVGEKVDAIVTSVDKKTRKLSLSIKARESAEEKQAMAEFGSSDSGASLGDILGAALAKKETDDK; this is translated from the coding sequence TTGACATCTACAACGAATTCGGCAGCCGATGCTGCCACTGAAAACTTTGCCGATCTTCTAGCCGAGAGCTTTGGCGAAGGCACCAATGTCGAGGGCAGCGTTGTCCGCGGCTTTGTTATTGGCATCGAGGGTGATGCTGTCATCATTGATGTTGGCCTGAAATCTGAAGGCCGCGTTCCGCTAAAGGAACTTGCTGCCCCCGGACAAAAGGCAGATGTTTCAATCGGCGACGAAATTGAGGTTTATGTCGAGCGTATGGAGGACCGCAACGGTCAGGCCGTACTGAGCCGCGACAAAGCCCGCCGCGAAGAAGCTTGGGGCGTTCTCGAGACGTCATTCGAAAAGCAAGAGCGCGTTACTGGTGTTATCTTTGGCAAGGTCAAAGGCGGCTTTACGGTCGACTTGTCGGGCGCAACCGCGTTTCTGCCGGGAAGCCAGGTCGATATCCGTCCGGTTCGCGACCTTGGCCCGTTGATGGGCACCCCGCAGCCATTCCAGATTTTGAAAATCGACCGTCGCCGTGGCAACATCGTTGTTTCACGTCGCGCTGTGCTGGAAGAATCACGCGCCGAAGCAAGGTCAGAGCTGGTCTCTAACCTGCAAGAAGGTCAGGTTCTTCAAGGTGTGGTCAAGAATATCACCGATTACGGTGCGTTCGTTGATCTTGGCGGCGTTGACGGCCTGCTGCACGTGACTGATATTGCATGGCAGCGCATCAGCCATCCATCAGAAGCCCTGCAAATCGGCGAAACTGTCGAGGTTCAGGTGATCCGCTTTAATGCTGAGACACAGCGTATCTCGCTTGGCATGAAGCAGCTTCTGTCTGATCCTTGGGAAAATGTCGATGGCAAATTCCCGATCGGTGCCAAAATGGAAGGCCGCGTCACCAACATCACCGATTACGGCGCATTCGTTGAACTGGAGGCCGGTGTTGAGGGTCTTGTCCATGTCTCTGAAATGAGCTGGACAAAGAAGAACGTTCATCCGGGCAAAATCGTTTCAACCAGCCAGCAAGTTGAAGTTATGGTTCTTGACGTTGATCTGTCAAAGCGCCGTATCTCGCTTGGCCTGAAGCAGTGCACCAACAATCCTTGGGAAGATCTTAGCGCCACCTATCCAGTTGGCACCGAGATCGACGGCGAAATCCGGAACATCACCGAATTTGGTCTGTTTGTTGGCCTGAATGAAGATATCGACGGTCTTGTTCACCTGTCAGATATCAGCTGGGAAACTGCTGGTGAAGAAGCGCTTGAAGGCTTTACCAAAGGCGATATGGTCAAGGCGAAAGTCCTCGATATTGATGTGAATAAAGAGCGTATCTCGCTTGGCATCAAGCAGCTTACCGACGATCCGTTCGCCGGTCAGGCAGATGCTTATCGCAAGGGTGAAGTTGTTACCTGTACCGTTAGCGCGGTTTCAGACAATGGCATCGATGTAACCATTGGTGAGAACATGACCGGCTTTATTCGCCGGACTGATCTTAGCCGTGACCGCGCAGAGCAGCGCGCTGACCGGTTTGCCGTTGGCGAAAAAGTTGATGCCATCGTCACCAGTGTTGACAAGAAAACCCGTAAATTGTCGTTGTCGATCAAGGCCCGCGAGTCAGCCGAAGAGAAGCAGGCGATGGCCGAGTTTGGATCATCAGACAGCGGCGCCAGCCTTGGTGATATCCTCGGTGCGGCACTTGCCAAGAAAGAAACCGACGATAAGTAA
- a CDS encoding integration host factor subunit beta gives MTRSELIAKLAAKNPALYHRYIERLVGTILDEIGGALERGDRVELRGFGAFSVRERKARIGRNPRTGTSVEVSEKKVPFFKMGKGMRERLNR, from the coding sequence GTGACACGGTCAGAACTTATCGCGAAATTAGCGGCAAAGAATCCAGCACTTTACCACCGTTATATTGAACGGCTGGTCGGAACAATCCTAGACGAAATTGGCGGCGCGCTTGAACGGGGAGACCGGGTTGAACTGCGCGGGTTTGGGGCCTTTTCAGTACGCGAACGAAAAGCACGGATCGGTCGCAACCCAAGAACTGGAACAAGCGTAGAAGTATCTGAAAAGAAAGTGCCTTTTTTCAAGATGGGAAAAGGTATGCGCGAGCGGTTAAACCGCTAG
- a CDS encoding LapA family protein, which translates to MRLLGRLLWLGISIALVLFAVIFATSNETLITLRLWPFESTLTAPIWLLILSSFIIGGLMGAITLWGQWLAVRAKLWRLQGQFNKLQANADKLGAASAAAPHPVLTAPARSVGADDQPAALDQLTADRRLH; encoded by the coding sequence ATGCGACTATTAGGTCGGCTTTTATGGCTAGGCATCAGCATTGCTTTGGTTTTGTTTGCGGTTATATTTGCAACGTCAAACGAAACCCTGATCACGCTTCGTCTCTGGCCATTTGAAAGCACCCTGACCGCACCAATATGGTTGCTGATCCTATCCAGCTTTATCATTGGCGGCTTAATGGGCGCTATTACCCTGTGGGGGCAATGGCTGGCGGTGCGGGCAAAGCTGTGGCGACTCCAAGGACAATTCAACAAGTTACAGGCCAATGCGGATAAATTAGGGGCGGCATCAGCCGCCGCGCCGCATCCCGTCCTGACAGCACCAGCCAGATCTGTAGGTGCCGACGATCAACCGGCCGCATTAGACCAATTGACCGCCGATCGGCGCTTGCATTAA
- a CDS encoding phosphoribosylanthranilate isomerase produces the protein MTAQVKICGISSATDYHICREAGARWVGMVHYPGSPRHLDVAKLAELAACADIAGPNDPLRVLLSVNIIGDQLMQLIEAARPDILQLHGTESQQDVADIKARTGLPVIKAIAIETPQDLDQCAKWDDLADWLLFDAKVQPGSQPGGTGHRFDWTILAGYRGRLPWMLAGGLDRHTVASAVKISSAKAVDVSSGVESSPGKKDAEQIHAFIRAAQMV, from the coding sequence ATGACCGCTCAGGTTAAAATCTGCGGAATATCATCGGCAACTGACTATCATATCTGCCGAGAGGCTGGCGCGCGCTGGGTTGGCATGGTTCATTACCCCGGATCGCCGCGTCATCTAGACGTGGCCAAACTGGCCGAATTGGCCGCCTGTGCCGATATAGCGGGGCCGAATGACCCTTTGCGGGTATTGCTGAGCGTGAATATTATTGGCGACCAGCTGATGCAGCTGATTGAGGCGGCGCGCCCGGATATTCTGCAACTTCATGGCACCGAGTCCCAGCAAGATGTGGCCGACATCAAGGCCCGTACCGGTTTGCCGGTCATCAAGGCCATCGCCATTGAAACGCCGCAAGATCTGGATCAATGCGCGAAATGGGATGATCTTGCTGACTGGTTGCTGTTTGACGCCAAAGTGCAACCGGGGTCTCAGCCCGGCGGCACCGGGCACCGATTTGACTGGACAATTTTGGCCGGCTATCGCGGCCGCCTGCCTTGGATGCTGGCGGGTGGGCTTGACCGTCATACTGTTGCAAGCGCGGTCAAAATCAGCAGTGCAAAGGCAGTCGATGTTTCATCTGGTGTTGAATCCTCCCCCGGAAAAAAGGACGCAGAACAGATTCATGCCTTTATTAGGGCAGCCCAAATGGTTTAA